A section of the Amycolatopsis sp. AA4 genome encodes:
- the aceB gene encoding malate synthase A, translating to MADTLNTRIEVTGPADGRFAEILTPAALDFVAKLDNTFAGRRRELLDERRRRRERLQSGEEQLDFLPETRSIRADESWHIAPVAPGLEDRRVEITGPTDRKMTVNALNSGAKVWLADFEDATSPTWHNVIDGQLNLFDAIRRNIDFTTEAGKRYTIGDDPATIVARPRGWHLVEKHIRIDGRPVSASLVDFGLYFFHNARQLLARGSGPYFYLPKLESHQEARLWNDVFLLAQRELGIPRGTIRATVLIETITAAFEMDEILYELREHAAGLNAGRWDYIFSVIKNFSAHGADFVLPDRAQVTMTVPFMRAYTELLVSTCHRRGAHAIGGMAAFIPSKDPVTNENALEKVRQDKEREAGDGFDGSWVAHPGLVPVCREVFDRVLGGWPNQLGKLREDVQVDASDLLDVASAGGEVTEAGVRANINVALRYIDSWLRGTGAAAIHNLMEDAATAEIARCQVWQWIRNGTKLEDGTALTHELAVEFLDDELAKVRTDLGPSARLDDARAIFTETALGEKLPSFLTTVAYARYLTER from the coding sequence ATGGCTGACACGTTGAACACCCGCATCGAGGTCACCGGGCCCGCCGATGGCCGCTTCGCCGAGATCCTCACCCCGGCCGCACTGGACTTCGTAGCCAAACTCGACAACACCTTCGCCGGACGCCGCCGCGAACTCCTCGACGAGCGCCGCCGCCGTCGCGAGCGGCTGCAGTCGGGGGAGGAGCAGCTGGACTTCCTGCCCGAGACGCGGTCGATCCGGGCGGACGAGAGCTGGCACATCGCCCCCGTCGCCCCCGGTCTGGAGGACCGGCGCGTCGAGATCACCGGCCCGACCGACCGGAAGATGACGGTCAACGCGCTCAACTCCGGCGCGAAGGTGTGGCTGGCGGACTTCGAGGACGCGACGTCGCCGACCTGGCACAACGTCATCGACGGCCAGCTGAACCTGTTCGACGCCATCCGCCGCAACATCGACTTCACCACCGAGGCGGGCAAGCGCTACACGATCGGCGACGACCCCGCGACGATCGTCGCCCGCCCCCGCGGCTGGCACCTGGTCGAGAAGCACATCCGCATCGACGGCCGCCCGGTTTCGGCGAGCCTCGTGGACTTCGGCCTGTACTTCTTCCACAACGCCCGGCAGCTCCTGGCGCGCGGCAGCGGCCCGTACTTCTACCTGCCGAAGCTGGAAAGCCACCAGGAAGCGCGCTTGTGGAACGACGTGTTCCTGCTGGCGCAGAGGGAACTCGGCATCCCGCGCGGCACCATCCGCGCGACCGTGCTGATCGAGACGATCACCGCGGCCTTCGAGATGGACGAGATCCTCTACGAACTGCGCGAGCACGCAGCCGGCCTGAACGCCGGACGCTGGGACTACATCTTCAGCGTCATCAAGAACTTCTCCGCGCACGGCGCCGACTTCGTGCTGCCGGACCGCGCCCAGGTGACGATGACGGTCCCCTTCATGCGCGCCTACACCGAACTGCTCGTCAGCACCTGCCACCGTCGCGGTGCGCACGCGATCGGCGGGATGGCGGCGTTCATCCCGAGCAAGGACCCGGTCACCAACGAGAACGCGCTGGAGAAGGTCCGCCAGGACAAGGAACGCGAGGCCGGCGACGGCTTCGACGGCTCGTGGGTCGCGCACCCCGGCCTGGTCCCGGTGTGCCGCGAGGTGTTCGACCGCGTGCTCGGCGGCTGGCCGAATCAGCTCGGCAAGCTGCGTGAAGACGTGCAGGTCGACGCTTCGGACCTGCTCGACGTCGCGAGCGCCGGCGGGGAGGTCACCGAAGCGGGCGTGCGGGCGAACATCAACGTCGCCCTCCGCTACATCGACTCCTGGCTGCGCGGCACCGGTGCCGCCGCGATCCACAACCTCATGGAGGACGCCGCGACGGCCGAGATCGCGCGGTGCCAGGTGTGGCAGTGGATCCGCAACGGCACGAAGCTCGAGGACGGCACGGCGCTGACCCACGAGCTGGCCGTCGAATTCCTGGACGACGAACTGGCGAAGGTCCGCACGGACCTCGGCCCGTCGGCCCGCCTCGACGACGCCCGCGCGATCTTCACCGAGACCGCCCTCGGCGAGAAGCTGCCGAGCTTCCTCACGACTGTCGCCTACGCCCGCTACCTGACCGAGCGGTGA
- a CDS encoding multidrug efflux SMR transporter — protein MHWLYLGIAVFFEIAFALGANATDGFTKLWPSVFTLVMAAGGIFFLSRALLTLDVGVGYAIWTGLGSVGIVLLGALIFKEKLNWRKLIGFGLVICGIVGLQLTGA, from the coding sequence ATGCATTGGCTTTACCTCGGCATCGCTGTGTTCTTCGAGATCGCCTTCGCGCTCGGAGCCAACGCCACGGACGGGTTCACCAAGCTGTGGCCGTCGGTGTTCACGCTGGTCATGGCGGCTGGCGGCATCTTCTTCCTGAGCCGCGCCCTGCTGACCCTCGACGTCGGCGTCGGCTACGCGATCTGGACCGGTCTCGGCTCGGTCGGCATCGTGCTGCTGGGCGCGCTGATCTTCAAAGAGAAGCTCAACTGGCGCAAGCTCATCGGCTTCGGCCTGGTGATCTGCGGCATCGTCGGTCTCCAGCTGACCGGTGCCTGA
- a CDS encoding multidrug efflux SMR transporter: MSVQPEAAPITAPEKTQTTRRAWGILLFAGVCEIAFAVSTDGSRGFTNLPWSIATVITAAATIFTLSLALRTIDVGVGYAVWTGIGASGAAIFGAIIFGESLGPLRILFLAVIIAGVICLKLAGGSTDPAKADD, encoded by the coding sequence GTGTCCGTTCAACCCGAAGCCGCACCAATCACCGCACCGGAGAAGACACAAACCACCCGCCGTGCCTGGGGCATTCTTCTCTTCGCCGGAGTCTGCGAAATCGCGTTCGCCGTCAGCACGGACGGCAGCCGCGGCTTCACCAACTTGCCGTGGTCAATCGCCACCGTGATCACGGCCGCCGCAACGATTTTCACGCTCAGCCTGGCCCTGCGCACCATCGACGTCGGCGTCGGCTACGCGGTCTGGACCGGCATTGGCGCGAGCGGTGCCGCGATCTTCGGCGCGATCATCTTCGGCGAAAGTCTGGGACCGCTGCGAATCCTGTTCCTCGCAGTGATCATCGCCGGCGTCATCTGCCTCAAACTCGCCGGCGGCTCAACCGATCCGGCGAAAGCCGACGACTGA
- a CDS encoding alpha/beta fold hydrolase: protein MATVNDRPIFFADTGGDGPALLLGHGYFLDHSTFSSQAAALAPEWRLVTWDARGHGQTPDDDPGTSYTYWDQARDALGLLDHLGIERAVAGGLSQGGFTALRIALLAPERVAGLVLWDTEATPCDPADKAAYGAMFAALREYGPIDDLIGPLSTRLLGESDLRDELRARWRAAPTLPLGPAAHCLLERDDVSARLNEITCPTLLMWGEQDVSLPRDRMDLLSERLPNASEVHVIRGAAHTPALTHPEQVNPLLHQFLRTLA from the coding sequence ATGGCGACTGTCAACGACCGCCCGATCTTCTTCGCCGACACCGGAGGAGACGGACCGGCCTTGCTCCTGGGACACGGCTACTTCCTGGACCACTCAACGTTCTCGTCGCAAGCAGCGGCGCTCGCGCCGGAGTGGCGCCTGGTCACCTGGGACGCCCGCGGCCACGGGCAAACCCCGGACGACGACCCCGGCACGTCATACACCTATTGGGACCAGGCCCGAGACGCGCTAGGCCTGCTGGACCACCTGGGCATCGAACGCGCCGTCGCAGGCGGACTCTCCCAAGGCGGGTTCACCGCGTTACGAATCGCATTGCTGGCACCAGAACGAGTCGCAGGTTTGGTGCTGTGGGACACCGAAGCAACTCCGTGCGACCCAGCCGACAAGGCAGCCTACGGCGCCATGTTCGCCGCCTTGCGCGAATACGGCCCGATTGACGACCTCATCGGACCCCTGTCGACACGGCTGCTCGGAGAATCCGACCTGCGCGACGAGCTACGTGCCCGATGGCGAGCAGCACCCACCTTGCCACTAGGCCCGGCCGCACACTGCCTGCTGGAACGAGACGACGTCTCAGCCCGCCTGAACGAAATCACCTGCCCAACACTGCTGATGTGGGGCGAGCAAGACGTTTCCCTTCCGCGCGACCGCATGGACTTGCTGAGCGAACGCCTCCCGAACGCCAGCGAGGTCCACGTAATCCGCGGCGCGGCCCACACCCCGGCCCTGACGCATCCAGAGCAGGTCAATCCTCTGCTGCACCAGTTCCTGCGGACGTTGGCCTGA
- a CDS encoding MarR family winged helix-turn-helix transcriptional regulator: MTTTPSPGRKQTGAKLTSLGAMWPRMMALRSRIDHEVEQALQRQLHLGFSEFVALMSLADRPDGELRMQELADATSLNQSSATRLVGRLERTGLTERRLCEYDRRGVYTGITDAGRVALRKAVPVYEAALASAFDRVAADPDYRDLIAAVDPR; the protein is encoded by the coding sequence GTGACCACCACCCCTTCCCCTGGCCGCAAGCAGACAGGGGCGAAACTCACCAGCCTCGGCGCGATGTGGCCCCGCATGATGGCCCTGCGCAGCCGCATCGACCACGAGGTCGAACAAGCCTTGCAACGGCAGCTGCACCTGGGCTTCTCGGAATTCGTCGCTCTGATGTCGCTCGCCGATCGCCCCGACGGCGAACTCCGCATGCAGGAACTCGCGGACGCGACGTCGCTCAACCAGAGCTCCGCGACCCGCTTGGTCGGCCGACTCGAGCGTACCGGCCTGACCGAACGACGGCTATGCGAATACGACCGCCGCGGCGTCTACACCGGAATCACCGACGCCGGACGCGTCGCGTTGCGCAAAGCCGTCCCGGTCTACGAAGCAGCCCTGGCGAGCGCGTTCGACCGTGTCGCGGCGGACCCCGACTACCGCGACCTCATCGCGGCCGTCGATCCCCGCTGA
- a CDS encoding glycosyltransferase family 4 protein, producing the protein MRVLMLSWEYPPVVIGGLARHVHALARHLAQQGHDVVVLCRHTAGTDASTHPRSDRVIEGVRVVRVAEDPMHLTFERDLVAWTLAMGHAMIRAAQDLLRTWQPDVVHAHDWLVTHPAIAVAEAARVPLVGTIHATEAGRHSGWLSHPLNQQVHSVEWWLANRADAVITCSQAMRKEVAHLFEIDPADVAVIHNGIEGRSWRVSSGEVARMREQHSPDGAPFLLFFGRLEWEKGVQDLLAALPRIRRRFPGTRVVVAGKGRHHDELVAQARKLRIRRAVDFVGHLSDRDLRALLAAADAVVLPSRYEPFGIVALEAAAAKAPLVASTAGGLGEVVIDGETGLAFAPGDVAGLASSVVTVLSDVPAAARRARAAQARLGADFDWGRIAEATVEVYRRARVGEPVELGRPKIATGNAFEV; encoded by the coding sequence ATGCGCGTGCTGATGTTGTCCTGGGAGTACCCGCCGGTGGTCATCGGCGGCCTGGCCCGGCACGTTCACGCGCTGGCGAGGCATCTCGCGCAGCAGGGCCACGACGTAGTCGTCCTCTGCCGGCACACTGCGGGCACCGACGCGTCGACGCATCCGCGCAGCGATCGGGTCATCGAGGGGGTTCGGGTCGTTCGCGTGGCCGAGGACCCGATGCACTTGACTTTCGAGCGGGACCTCGTGGCGTGGACGCTCGCCATGGGGCACGCCATGATCCGGGCGGCGCAGGATTTGCTGCGCACGTGGCAGCCCGACGTCGTCCACGCGCACGACTGGCTGGTCACGCATCCGGCGATCGCAGTCGCCGAGGCTGCTCGGGTGCCGCTCGTCGGGACGATTCACGCGACCGAAGCGGGCCGGCACTCGGGGTGGCTGTCGCATCCGCTCAACCAGCAGGTGCATTCGGTCGAGTGGTGGCTGGCCAACCGCGCTGACGCGGTGATCACCTGTTCGCAGGCGATGCGCAAGGAGGTCGCGCATCTCTTCGAGATCGACCCGGCCGACGTCGCGGTGATCCACAACGGCATCGAAGGTCGCAGCTGGCGCGTGTCATCCGGCGAAGTCGCGAGGATGCGGGAGCAGCACAGTCCGGACGGGGCTCCCTTCCTGCTGTTCTTCGGCCGGTTGGAGTGGGAAAAGGGCGTGCAAGACCTGCTGGCGGCGTTGCCCCGGATTCGCCGCCGGTTCCCGGGGACCCGGGTGGTCGTCGCCGGAAAAGGGCGACATCACGACGAGCTTGTCGCGCAGGCTCGCAAGCTGCGGATTCGCCGCGCGGTGGACTTCGTCGGTCATCTCTCCGACCGCGACCTGCGCGCTCTCCTCGCCGCGGCCGATGCGGTCGTGCTGCCTAGCCGGTACGAGCCGTTCGGGATCGTCGCGTTGGAGGCTGCTGCGGCGAAAGCGCCGCTGGTGGCATCGACTGCGGGCGGGCTCGGCGAGGTTGTCATCGACGGGGAGACCGGGTTGGCCTTCGCGCCGGGGGACGTCGCTGGCCTCGCCTCGTCGGTGGTGACGGTCTTGAGCGACGTTCCGGCGGCGGCCCGGCGTGCACGCGCGGCGCAGGCCCGGCTTGGCGCGGACTTTGACTGGGGGCGGATCGCGGAAGCGACCGTCGAGGTCTATCGGCGGGCTCGCGTCGGCGAGCCGGTAGAATTGGGTCGGCCGAAGATCGCGACTGGCAACGCGTTCGAAGTGTAG
- a CDS encoding glycoside hydrolase family 2 protein: protein MTPTEPEWKRADPPLTTPWTDRVDPAAVLPEYPRPQLRRSEWLNLNGIWEYAGWPASPAEPRPVGYSERILVPFAPESALSGIGRRDEVLWYRRLFEVPESWSGRRVLLHFGAVDQKAEVRVNNQSVVTHEGGYTSFSADITDALRASGPQEITVRAEDRTDIEPYPIGKQRNEPGGICYTPTSGIWQTVWVEPVPNERISSLEIASDVTGVSVFPQVTGGAQVELIVSPPNGDEAARVRGTAGARLRANLPEPHPWSPDDPFLYDITVRLLDAHGDVLDEVASYCGLRTVEIVPDVDGRPRIALNGRITFLHGPLDQGYWPDGGYTAPTDEALRFDLEKAKELGFNLVRKHVKVEPARWYYWADRLGLAVWQDMPSLVVSFAGPPGHAPDPLPEGQQRFEAELREMVAQLRNVTSIIAWVPFNEGWGEFDTARIAALVKELDPARLVIANSGVNCCFSRPDTGAGDIYDDHTYVGPGEPHEGDHRALVDGEYGGLGLILDGHVWPGPPNAYEMTTDSAHLTRRYAEVSERLEGLVSDLGLSGAIYTQTTDVENEVNGLLTYDRRVRKLDFADAASHNRAVIARGSHPEVKTAADLAGEASDGR, encoded by the coding sequence ATGACTCCCACAGAGCCCGAATGGAAGCGCGCGGATCCGCCGCTGACCACCCCGTGGACCGATCGAGTCGACCCCGCCGCGGTGCTGCCCGAATACCCGCGCCCCCAGCTTCGCCGATCGGAATGGCTGAACCTGAACGGCATCTGGGAGTACGCAGGATGGCCTGCTTCGCCCGCGGAGCCGCGACCAGTCGGGTACAGCGAGCGCATCCTGGTTCCGTTCGCACCGGAATCGGCGCTCTCGGGAATCGGCCGACGCGACGAAGTGCTGTGGTACCGGCGATTGTTCGAGGTCCCGGAAAGCTGGAGCGGGCGACGGGTCTTGCTGCATTTCGGTGCAGTCGACCAGAAAGCCGAGGTGCGGGTCAACAACCAGTCGGTGGTCACCCATGAGGGCGGGTACACGTCGTTCTCCGCGGACATCACGGACGCGCTCCGTGCATCAGGACCGCAGGAAATTACCGTTCGCGCAGAGGACCGCACGGACATCGAGCCGTACCCCATCGGCAAGCAGCGCAACGAACCTGGCGGTATCTGCTACACCCCGACGTCGGGAATTTGGCAGACCGTGTGGGTCGAGCCCGTGCCGAACGAGCGCATTTCCTCTCTGGAGATCGCCTCGGACGTGACGGGCGTGTCAGTGTTTCCGCAGGTCACTGGCGGTGCCCAGGTGGAGTTGATCGTTTCGCCGCCAAACGGCGACGAGGCAGCGCGCGTCCGGGGCACCGCCGGCGCGCGGCTGCGGGCAAACCTTCCGGAACCACATCCGTGGTCGCCTGACGATCCGTTTCTGTACGACATCACCGTCCGGCTCCTGGATGCGCACGGTGATGTGCTGGACGAAGTCGCCAGTTATTGCGGCCTGCGAACGGTAGAAATTGTCCCGGATGTCGACGGACGGCCACGGATCGCTCTGAACGGCAGGATCACCTTCCTGCACGGACCACTCGACCAGGGCTACTGGCCGGACGGCGGTTACACCGCGCCGACAGACGAGGCGCTCCGGTTCGACCTCGAGAAGGCGAAGGAACTCGGGTTCAACCTGGTCCGCAAGCACGTCAAGGTCGAGCCCGCGCGTTGGTACTACTGGGCTGATCGGCTGGGTTTGGCCGTCTGGCAGGACATGCCGTCGCTGGTCGTCTCGTTCGCCGGACCGCCCGGGCACGCGCCGGACCCGCTGCCCGAAGGACAACAGCGGTTCGAGGCCGAGCTGCGGGAAATGGTCGCGCAGCTGCGCAATGTCACGTCGATCATCGCCTGGGTGCCGTTCAACGAAGGCTGGGGAGAATTCGACACGGCCCGGATCGCGGCACTCGTGAAAGAACTCGACCCGGCTCGGCTCGTCATCGCCAACAGCGGAGTGAACTGCTGTTTCTCCCGACCGGACACTGGTGCTGGCGACATCTACGACGATCACACGTACGTCGGGCCGGGGGAGCCGCACGAGGGGGACCATCGCGCACTGGTGGACGGCGAATACGGCGGCCTGGGCTTGATCCTCGACGGTCACGTTTGGCCAGGTCCGCCCAATGCCTATGAAATGACGACCGATTCCGCGCATCTCACGCGCCGGTACGCGGAGGTCAGCGAACGCCTCGAAGGGCTGGTTTCCGACCTGGGATTGTCTGGTGCGATCTATACTCAGACCACTGATGTAGAGAACGAAGTGAACGGCCTTCTCACCTACGACCGCAGAGTTCGGAAGCTCGACTTCGCCGACGCCGCCAGCCACAACCGAGCGGTGATCGCGCGTGGTTCGCACCCCGAGGTGAAGACCGCTGCCGACCTGGCTGGCGAGGCTTCGGACGGCCGTTGA
- a CDS encoding glutathione peroxidase produces MGIRDLPLKTLSGEDATLDGPLAGKTLLVVNVASKCGLTPQYTGLERLQERYGDKGFSVVGFPCNQFAGQEPGTAEEIQTFCSTTYGVSFPLFEKIDVNGEGRHPLYASITETPDAEGEAGDVQWNFEKFLISPDGEVLGRFRPRTEPEDETIVAAIEAALPA; encoded by the coding sequence ATGGGAATCCGCGACCTGCCCCTCAAGACCCTGTCCGGCGAAGACGCCACTCTCGACGGACCGCTGGCCGGCAAGACGCTGCTCGTGGTGAACGTGGCGTCGAAGTGCGGGTTGACGCCGCAGTACACCGGTTTGGAGCGCCTGCAGGAACGCTACGGCGACAAGGGCTTCTCGGTCGTCGGGTTCCCGTGCAACCAGTTCGCCGGCCAGGAGCCAGGTACCGCGGAGGAGATCCAGACGTTCTGCTCCACCACGTACGGAGTCTCGTTCCCGCTGTTCGAGAAGATCGACGTCAACGGCGAAGGTCGGCACCCGCTCTACGCGAGCATCACGGAAACTCCGGATGCGGAGGGCGAAGCCGGCGACGTGCAGTGGAACTTCGAGAAGTTCCTGATCAGCCCGGACGGCGAGGTGCTCGGTCGCTTCCGTCCGCGTACGGAGCCTGAAGACGAGACGATCGTTGCCGCCATCGAAGCGGCTCTGCCTGCTTGA
- a CDS encoding glycoside hydrolase family 57 protein: MNTRNPASEGTFCLVLHSHLPWLPHHGSWPVGEEWLYQAWTHSYLPVVDLLRRFAAEGRRDVLTLGMTPVLAAQLDDPYAIRACHDWVGHWQLRTQHASTLWRGDPLLRDLAAAEHQAAMHATAELETRWRHGFSPILRSLVDSDTIELLGGPLAHPFQPLLDQRVRRFALQAGLEDTALRIGRAQEGIWAPECGYAPGMERDYHDAGVRRFLVDGPSLHGDTSAAHPVGDSDVVCFGRDLEVTYRVWSPKAGYPGHAAYRDFHTWAHEVGLKASRVTGKTVEPQDKAPYDPALATDVLGSHVKDFVETVVARLRSLREQHGRESLVVAAYDTELFGHWWHEGPAWLEGILRALPEAGVRVTTLRGALEAGHLGEPVQLPASSWGSGKDWRVWDGEQVADMVQDNTALQTRLLDLVDKQDGTTRDTVADQAVAEAMMALSSDWAFMVTKDSAADYARRRARVHTERFDALAGLLRSGDRARALALAEEYRRADGPFGHLDARALRRPRA, encoded by the coding sequence GTGAACACCCGGAATCCCGCGTCCGAAGGCACGTTTTGCCTCGTCCTGCACAGCCATCTGCCGTGGCTGCCGCACCATGGCAGCTGGCCGGTCGGCGAGGAATGGCTGTACCAAGCATGGACGCATTCGTATCTGCCAGTCGTCGACCTGCTGCGCCGTTTCGCCGCTGAGGGGCGACGCGACGTCCTGACGCTAGGCATGACTCCAGTCCTCGCCGCCCAGCTCGACGATCCGTACGCCATCCGCGCCTGCCATGACTGGGTCGGCCACTGGCAGCTGCGCACGCAGCACGCATCGACGCTCTGGCGCGGCGATCCGTTGCTGCGCGACCTCGCCGCCGCAGAGCACCAGGCCGCGATGCACGCCACCGCGGAGCTGGAAACGCGCTGGCGACACGGTTTCTCGCCGATCCTTCGGTCGCTTGTGGACAGTGACACGATCGAATTGCTCGGCGGACCGCTTGCGCATCCGTTCCAGCCATTGCTGGACCAGAGGGTGCGACGATTCGCCCTCCAGGCCGGACTGGAGGACACCGCGCTGCGCATCGGCCGCGCACAAGAGGGTATTTGGGCACCTGAATGTGGTTATGCACCGGGGATGGAGCGAGATTATCACGACGCCGGCGTGCGACGCTTCCTTGTCGACGGCCCTTCACTCCATGGTGACACCTCGGCCGCGCATCCCGTCGGCGACTCGGATGTCGTCTGCTTTGGCCGTGACCTCGAAGTCACCTACCGGGTTTGGTCGCCGAAAGCAGGCTATCCAGGCCATGCGGCATACCGGGACTTCCACACGTGGGCGCACGAAGTCGGGTTGAAGGCGTCGCGCGTCACCGGGAAAACCGTTGAGCCACAGGACAAAGCTCCCTACGATCCCGCGCTCGCCACGGACGTTTTAGGTTCGCATGTCAAGGATTTCGTCGAGACAGTCGTCGCGCGGCTGAGGTCCCTCCGCGAACAACACGGGCGCGAATCACTGGTGGTTGCGGCCTACGACACGGAACTCTTCGGACACTGGTGGCACGAAGGTCCGGCCTGGCTTGAAGGAATCCTGCGCGCGTTGCCGGAGGCCGGCGTCCGGGTGACCACATTGCGCGGCGCGCTCGAAGCTGGCCATCTGGGCGAACCGGTCCAGCTGCCCGCGTCCTCATGGGGCTCCGGCAAGGACTGGCGAGTCTGGGACGGAGAACAGGTCGCGGACATGGTGCAGGACAACACCGCGCTGCAGACCCGTCTTCTGGACCTGGTCGACAAGCAGGACGGGACCACTCGCGACACCGTTGCCGATCAAGCCGTCGCTGAGGCGATGATGGCGCTGTCCAGCGACTGGGCGTTCATGGTCACCAAAGACTCCGCCGCCGATTACGCCCGCCGCCGTGCCCGGGTGCACACCGAAAGGTTCGACGCCCTCGCCGGGTTGTTGCGCAGCGGAGATCGTGCTCGCGCGCTTGCCCTGGCCGAGGAATACCGCCGGGCCGACGGCCCGTTCGGACATCTGGACGCCCGCGCCCTGCGGCGTCCTCGCGCATGA
- a CDS encoding class I SAM-dependent methyltransferase, with protein sequence MTNAATRAEALHLTGERTVPGIPEENYWFRRHEAAYLALLPHCTDATVLEAGCGEGYGAGLIAQHARRVLALDYDAPTTEHVARRYPDVSVARANLAYLPLRDGAVDVVANFQVIEHLWDQDGFLAECFRVLRPGGKLLVTTPNRLTFTPDSDTPLNPFHTRELAPSEMDDLLRAAGFAVAELNGLHHAESLRTVETRYGGSIIDAQLDVVMGSLPGQATWPADLLADVAAIRADDFAVHSENLDASLDLVTVAVRP encoded by the coding sequence GTGACCAACGCAGCCACCCGGGCCGAGGCACTGCACCTCACCGGCGAACGGACCGTCCCCGGCATCCCCGAGGAGAATTACTGGTTCCGCCGCCATGAAGCCGCGTACCTCGCCCTTCTCCCCCACTGCACCGACGCGACGGTGCTCGAAGCCGGCTGCGGCGAGGGCTACGGCGCCGGGCTCATCGCCCAGCACGCGCGGCGAGTGCTCGCGCTGGACTACGACGCACCGACCACCGAGCACGTCGCGCGCCGGTACCCGGACGTCTCCGTCGCGCGGGCGAACCTGGCATACCTCCCGCTCCGGGACGGCGCGGTCGACGTCGTGGCGAACTTCCAGGTGATCGAGCACCTCTGGGACCAGGACGGTTTCCTCGCCGAATGCTTCCGCGTCCTGCGCCCGGGCGGGAAACTGCTGGTCACGACCCCGAACCGGCTCACCTTCACGCCGGACAGCGACACGCCGCTCAACCCGTTCCACACGCGGGAGCTCGCGCCGTCCGAAATGGACGATCTGCTGCGCGCGGCCGGGTTCGCCGTCGCCGAGCTGAACGGCCTGCACCACGCGGAATCCCTGCGCACCGTGGAAACCCGCTACGGCGGCTCGATCATCGATGCTCAACTGGACGTCGTCATGGGTTCCCTCCCCGGACAAGCCACCTGGCCCGCCGACCTCCTCGCGGACGTCGCAGCGATCCGCGCCGACGACTTCGCCGTGCACAGCGAGAACCTCGACGCGAGCCTTGACCTGGTAACCGTGGCGGTGCGCCCGTGA
- a CDS encoding DegV family protein — translation MSAHIAVVTDSTSCLPEQLAAQWRISVVQVQLHVGDQTDDEHRFDRSELIQTMKSGATVTTSPPDPGAFFWSYQDAASAGASAIVSLHISGRLSQTVEAAREAAQQVRIPVHILDSGTASMSLGYAAVSAARVAGAGGQLERVLDAAERRVRSSTELIYVDTLEYLRRSGRIGAAQSMLGSAFAIKPLLTVRNGEVSPLARVPGTKRAMNRLVELAVKAAGDQPVDLAVTRFGSDESEVVQRLRERVPGAGEIVVGDASTVIGAHVGPGALSITVSPSN, via the coding sequence ATGTCCGCGCACATCGCCGTAGTCACCGACTCGACCTCGTGCCTGCCCGAGCAGCTCGCCGCTCAGTGGCGAATCAGTGTCGTCCAGGTCCAGCTGCACGTCGGCGACCAGACGGACGACGAGCACCGCTTCGACCGGAGCGAGCTCATCCAGACGATGAAATCCGGCGCGACTGTCACGACTTCGCCGCCTGACCCGGGCGCGTTCTTCTGGAGCTACCAGGACGCGGCCTCGGCCGGCGCGTCCGCGATCGTGAGCCTGCACATCTCCGGACGGCTTTCGCAGACCGTCGAGGCCGCCCGCGAAGCCGCCCAGCAGGTCCGCATTCCGGTGCACATCCTCGACAGCGGGACGGCGAGCATGAGTCTCGGCTACGCCGCGGTGTCCGCCGCCCGCGTCGCCGGGGCCGGCGGGCAGCTCGAGCGGGTCCTGGACGCCGCGGAACGGCGCGTGCGCAGCTCGACCGAGCTGATCTACGTCGACACGCTCGAATACTTGCGGCGATCGGGACGGATCGGCGCTGCCCAGTCGATGCTCGGAAGTGCGTTCGCGATCAAGCCGCTGCTCACCGTCCGCAATGGAGAAGTAAGCCCGCTCGCCCGTGTCCCCGGCACTAAACGAGCGATGAACCGGCTCGTCGAACTGGCGGTGAAGGCCGCGGGCGACCAGCCGGTGGACCTCGCGGTGACCCGGTTCGGCTCGGACGAAAGCGAGGTCGTCCAGCGGCTGCGGGAGCGTGTGCCGGGTGCGGGCGAGATCGTGGTGGGCGACGCGAGCACCGTGATCGGCGCTCACGTCGGCCCGGGTGCGCTCAGCATCACGGTGTCGCCGTCGAACTGA